The segment GCAGCGAGCTGCCGTCGCCGGAGACCCGGGAGTCGACCGTCACCGACGTCCCGATGCTCACCGTGGACGGACTGCGGCTGACCGCCACCGACCCGGACGGTGTCGTCCGTGCCGTACTCGACGGCATCGGCTTCACCATCCACAAGGGCGAGGTGCTGGGCATCGCCGGGGTGGAGGGCAACGGCCAGTCCGAACTGGTCGAGGCCGTCATGGGCATGCGGACCGCCGACACCGGCACCGTCACCCTCGACGGCGCCGATATCTCCCAGGCCCCCACCCGCAAGCGGCGCGAGGACGGCATGGCCGTCATCCCCGAGGACCGCCACCGCCACGGACTGCTCCTCGAAGCGCCGCTGTGGGAGAACCGGATCCTCGGCCATGTCACCGAGAGGCCCAACAGCAAGGGCCCCTTCCTCGACCTCAAGGCCGCCCGCGCCGACACCGAGCGGATCGTGCGCGAGTACGACGTCCGTACGCCCGGTATCGACGTCACGGCCGCCTCCCTCTCCGGCGGCAACCAGCAGAAGCTGATCGTCGGCCGCGAGATGAGCCACGACCCCAAGCTGCTGATCGCCGCCCACCCCACCCGTGGTGTGGACGTCGGCGCCCAGGCCCAGATCTGGGACCAGATCCGGGCCGCCCGCCGGGAGGGCCTCGCGGTGCTCCTGATCTCCGCCGACCTCGACGAGCTGATCGGCCTCTCCGACACCCTGCGGGTCATGTACCGCGGCAGGCTGGTCGCGGATGCCGACCCCGCGACGATCACCCCGGAGGAGCTGGGCTCGGCCATGACCGGTGCCGCCACCGGCCATCTGGAGCCCGAGGAGGGCGGCGACGCCGAAGACGGCGGTGCGCAGACCTCAGCCGACGAGACCCCCAGCGCCGAGCGCGACACCGACGGGGGAGAGGACCGATGAAGAAGTTCGACAAGGAGCGGGTGCTCCTGGGGCTCGCCGCCCCCCTGCTGGCGATCGTGGTCGCCTTCCTGGTCACGGCGCTGGTGCTGGCCGTGACCGGCAAGGAGCCGTTCAACGCCTTCAGCATCATGTTCGACTACGGCTCGAAGTCGGACAGCCAGGTCTACATCGTCAACAAGGCCACGACGTACTACCTCGCGGGCATCGCGGTCGCCATCGGCTTCCGGATGAACCTGTTCAACATCGGGGTCGACGGCCAGTACCGGCTCGCGGCCTTCTTCGCCGCCGCCCTCGGCGGCGCGCTGACCCTGCCGGGTCCGGTGCAGATCCCGCTGATCATCCTCTGCGCGATGCTGGTCGGCGCCATGTGGGCCGGTATCGCCGGTCTCCTCAAGGTCACCCGCGGCGTCAGCGAGGTCGTCTCGACGATCATGCTGAACGCGATCGCCACCGCGATCATCGGCTATCTGCTCCAGCAGGGCCGGCTCGGCCACCTCGACCAGGCCGGGACCAAGGTCTCCACCAAGCCGATCCCGGAGTCCGCCCGCTTCTTCGAGTTCCCGACCCAGCCCGCGCCGGTGTGGGGCTTCATCGTGGTCGCCGTGATCGTCGGTGTGGCGTACTGGTTCACCCTCTCCCGTACCCGCTTCGGCTTCGACCTGCGCACCGTCGGCCAGTCCGGCTCGGCGGCCCAGGCCAGCGGCGTGAACGTGAAGAAGATGGTCCTCACGTCCATGCTGATCTCCGGCGCCGCCGCCGGTCTGGTCGGCATGCCGACCCTGCTCAACGACAGCTACGAGTACAGCGGCGACTTCCCGGTCGGCATCGGCTTCACCGGTATCGCCATCGCCCTGCTCGGCCGCAACCACCCGGTCGGTATCGCGCTCGGCGCCCTGCTCTGGGCCTTCCTGGAGCGCGGCAGCGGCCAGCTGGAATTCGAGGGCTACGACAAGGAGATCGTCGGCGTCATCCAGGGCGTCATCGTCCTCTGCGTGGTCATCGCCTACGAAGTCGTACGACGCTACGGCCTCAAGCGCCAGCAGCGGCAGGTCGGCGCCAAGCTCGCCGCCCAGGCCCGGTCCAACGGCACCGGTAACAACGGCAACGGCAACACCGACAAGCAGGAGGTGTCGGCGTGACCGCCACGGCGACCACGACTCCGCCGCCCGCCGCCCCCCGGGTGAGCGGCGGCAAGGGCGGCCGCACCCGCCTCTCCTTCCCCATGATCCTGCTGGTCATCGCGGGCGCGCTGGTCGCGCTCTCCGCGGTACGGGTCATCACCGGGGCCGACGACATCACCTCCTCCGGCCTGATCAGCGCCTCCCTCGCGCTCGCCGTCCCGATCGGCCTCGCCGGTCTCGGCGGACTCTGGGCCGAGCGGGCGGGCGTCGTCAACATCGGCCTCGAAGGCATGATGATCCTCGGCACCTTCTTCGGTGCCTGGGCCGGCTGGCAGACCGACCCGTGGATCGGCGTACTCGCCGGTGTGCTGGGCGGCATGTTCGGCGGACTGCTCCATGCGATCGCCACCGTCACCTTCGGTGTCGACCACATCATCTCCGGTATCGCGATCAACATCCTGGCGCTGGGTATCACCACCTACTTCGCCAAGCTCTGGTTCAACAGCGGTGAGGCCGCGGCCAAGGGCGGCAGCCCCAAGCAGTCGCCGCCGTCGGACGACATCGCGACCGTGACCCTGCCGGGCCTCTCGGGCTTCTTCGAATCCGTCGAGAAGCACGAGTGGTTCTTCGTCTCGGACGTGGCGGGCATCCTCGGCGGCCTGGTCACCGATGTCTCGCTGCTGACGATCGTCGCGATCCTGCTCTTCTTCGGCACCTTCGCCGTGCTGTGGAAGACCGGCTTCGGACTGCGGCTGCGGTCCTGCGGCGAGAACCCCATCGCGGCCGAGTCCCTCGGCGTCAACGTCTACAAGTACAAGTACATCGCCGTGATCATCTCCGGTGGTATGGCCGGTCTCGGCGGCGCCTTCCTCTCCCTGGTCACCTCGCACATCTACAACGAGGGCCAGACCGGCGGCCGCGGCTATATCGGCCTCGCGGCGATGATCTTCGGTAACTGGCGGCCCGGCGGGCTCGCCATGGGCGCCGGACTCTTCGGCTACGCCGACGCCCTCCAGCTCCGCAACGGCGGCCAGTCCGTCCACGCGCTGCTCCTGCTGCTCGTGGTCATCCTCGTCGGCCTCACGATCTGGAAGTACTACCGCAAGGCCTTCGTCCCGGCGACTGTCAGCGCCGTGATCGCGGCGGCCGTCCTGGTCTGGTACCTCGGTACGGACACCGTCCCGACCGAGTTCGTGACCGCGACCCCGTACATCGTGACGCTGCTGGTCCTCTCGCTCTCCGCGCAACGGCTGAGAATGCCGAAGGCGGACGGTATGCGCTATCGCAAGGGGCAAGGCAAATGACCGCGGCCGCCGCGCCGGACGCGTTCGACTGGGAGGCCCTGCGGGTGCGGGCGCGTGAGGCGATGGCCCATGCGTACGTTCCGTACTCGGACTTCCCGGTCGGTGCGGCCGCCCGGGCCGACGACGGCCGCACGGTCACCGGCTGCAATGTCGAGAACGC is part of the Streptomyces qinzhouensis genome and harbors:
- a CDS encoding ABC transporter ATP-binding protein; translated protein: MNASSSPHAVELRGITKRFPGVVANHDIDITVRRGTVHALVGENGAGKSTLMKILYGMQKPDEGTITIDGEQVSFHSPGDAIARGIGMVHQHFMLADYLTVLENVVLGSEKLYGIGDRARAKIKEISDAYGLGVRPDVYVEDLGVADRQRVEILKVLYRGARTLILDEPTAVLVPQEVDALFDNLRGLKAEGLTVIFISHKLGEVLSVADDITVIRRGTTVGTADPANTTSKQLAELMVGSELPSPETRESTVTDVPMLTVDGLRLTATDPDGVVRAVLDGIGFTIHKGEVLGIAGVEGNGQSELVEAVMGMRTADTGTVTLDGADISQAPTRKRREDGMAVIPEDRHRHGLLLEAPLWENRILGHVTERPNSKGPFLDLKAARADTERIVREYDVRTPGIDVTAASLSGGNQQKLIVGREMSHDPKLLIAAHPTRGVDVGAQAQIWDQIRAARREGLAVLLISADLDELIGLSDTLRVMYRGRLVADADPATITPEELGSAMTGAATGHLEPEEGGDAEDGGAQTSADETPSAERDTDGGEDR
- a CDS encoding ABC transporter permease, translating into MKKFDKERVLLGLAAPLLAIVVAFLVTALVLAVTGKEPFNAFSIMFDYGSKSDSQVYIVNKATTYYLAGIAVAIGFRMNLFNIGVDGQYRLAAFFAAALGGALTLPGPVQIPLIILCAMLVGAMWAGIAGLLKVTRGVSEVVSTIMLNAIATAIIGYLLQQGRLGHLDQAGTKVSTKPIPESARFFEFPTQPAPVWGFIVVAVIVGVAYWFTLSRTRFGFDLRTVGQSGSAAQASGVNVKKMVLTSMLISGAAAGLVGMPTLLNDSYEYSGDFPVGIGFTGIAIALLGRNHPVGIALGALLWAFLERGSGQLEFEGYDKEIVGVIQGVIVLCVVIAYEVVRRYGLKRQQRQVGAKLAAQARSNGTGNNGNGNTDKQEVSA
- a CDS encoding ABC transporter permease, with the translated sequence MTATATTTPPPAAPRVSGGKGGRTRLSFPMILLVIAGALVALSAVRVITGADDITSSGLISASLALAVPIGLAGLGGLWAERAGVVNIGLEGMMILGTFFGAWAGWQTDPWIGVLAGVLGGMFGGLLHAIATVTFGVDHIISGIAINILALGITTYFAKLWFNSGEAAAKGGSPKQSPPSDDIATVTLPGLSGFFESVEKHEWFFVSDVAGILGGLVTDVSLLTIVAILLFFGTFAVLWKTGFGLRLRSCGENPIAAESLGVNVYKYKYIAVIISGGMAGLGGAFLSLVTSHIYNEGQTGGRGYIGLAAMIFGNWRPGGLAMGAGLFGYADALQLRNGGQSVHALLLLLVVILVGLTIWKYYRKAFVPATVSAVIAAAVLVWYLGTDTVPTEFVTATPYIVTLLVLSLSAQRLRMPKADGMRYRKGQGK